The window GCTCAGACCCGTCCCTGGGGCCTAGGACGAGGGCAGGAGGGACGGCAGCTCAGGGGAGGCCCCGGGAGGTGCTGGGAGGGCCTCGACGGCTGGGACCCTCGGGCATCAGAGCAGCCCTGGACACAGGAGGGAAGAGCCGTTTCCACCTGGGCCATCGGTTTACAGCTTCAAAGGGAACCGGGAGACTGGGTTCCACGTcggccctggggccaaaggccaTTTCCAATTTCTCTAAAGTCCTCAGCAGACCCTGTCTGTCCACAGACACCGCGACTGTGTCGGGAGGCCAGTCCAGGACCCCCCGGTTGTGCCTGGCCGCCCGCTGCCCGCCCTGTGTCGTCTGCTGGCCTCAGTGGCCTGCCCCTGTCACCgtcccctggccccagcccctgccgcGGCCCGACTCCTGACGCCAAAGCCTTTCGGGCTGGCTGCTGCCCCCCAACTCCAGACACCCCTCGGGGATCCGTTTCCCTCCTGCGGCATCAGGCGGGGGCGGGCCCGCACCCCAGAGGTGCCCTGACCTGGGGACAGGCCGCCCTTGGCCCCAGGCCCCgcgggggaaggaaggaaggcctacTTGTGCTTCCAGCTGCTGCCAGGCAGGGCGGGCATCCAGGAGTCTGCTGGGCTCTCAGACTGCTGCCCCCGCCCCACCGAGTCGCGGATGTAAACCGGGGAGTCCCGCCCAGGGTGATGCCCGGGATGCCCTGGGCCGTGGGCTCTCACTCTGGGCTTCTCATCTTTCCAGTTCATGCCGTGGAGGGAGTGGTGAAGGAGGTACTAGAGCACGCCAAGGAGGCCGGAGAGAAAGGTAAGAAAGGtaggggtgcggggtgcggggtgcaggggggagtggtgggggaggagggcagggcagctgCTGGAGGAGCCAGAGGGAAGCAAGGGTGGGAGCGCAGCCCGGCCCAGCAGGTGAGCCCCGTCTTGACCCTTTGGCCAGACTGAGGCCAGCTGGTGCCCCGCGGCCACCTGGGAGCAGGGGCGCCTCGCCAGAGCAGATACAGTCCTCATTCTTTCCGTGGAGGTCACACGGTGACACACACCCATGGCAGCACACGTGCATGCGCACTGGGGCCCCTCCCATGAAACACTCCAGTTGTGTAAACATGAGGTGACAGGCGGGCCAGGCACCCAGTGGCCCCGGACATTGGGGTGATGGAGGGCCCGGGACCAGGGGTCGGGGTGAGGGGTCGGGGTCAGGGTTGGGGTCAGAGCTCGGGGTCAGGGCTGGGTCAGAGCTTGGGGTCAGGGCCTGGGTCAGGGCTCAGGGTCAGGGCCGGCGTCAGGGATTGGGGTCAGGGCCGGGGTCAGGGCCGGGGCCGGGACGCCGTTCCCGTGTCCGCAGTGGGCAGCGGCTGGGAGAGTCGGGGTGGCCTGTGAGTGGGGACCAGCCTGTGACAGCCCAGGTGGGCCTGGTAAACCCCCCAGTACGACCCTCCCAACCT is drawn from Vulpes vulpes isolate BD-2025 chromosome 4, VulVul3, whole genome shotgun sequence and contains these coding sequences:
- the FAM25A gene encoding protein FAM25A isoform X1 → MGRRWLGRDPEWPWPQQASVAQTRPWGLGRGQEGRQLRGGPGRCWEGLDGWDPRASEQPWTQEGRAVSTWAIGLQLQREPGDWVPRRPWGQRPFPISLKSSADPVCPQTPRLCREASPGPPGCAWPPAARPVSSAGLSGLPLSPSPGPSPCRGPTPDAKAFRAGCCPPTPDTPRGSVSLLRHQAGAGPHPRGALTWGQAALGPRPRGGRKEGLLVLPAAARQGGHPGVCWALRLLPPPHRVADVNRGVPPRVMPGMPWAVGSHSGLLIFPVHAVEGVVKEVLEHAKEAGEKAVAEALKKAQDSGEKVVKDVTATVTEAVTGAVAHAVEGLGPRGQ